A single Vanessa atalanta chromosome 25, ilVanAtal1.2, whole genome shotgun sequence DNA region contains:
- the LOC125073768 gene encoding uncharacterized protein LOC125073768, protein MKSYIIMFLIEVLLTTACRKPSTTIKIQNYIDEDFTFRKSPSCFYDFDERDNYKYTEPLTEIDCTCLVKKLPDVKCTCKCIEKPISKCVPISVPQRCTGTKNSGTHCGTSASRFDVFIPTSVCMV, encoded by the exons atgaaaagttatataatcatgtttttaattgag GTGCTACTAACAACAGCTTGTAGGAAACCgtcaacaacaataaaaattcaaaactacATCGACGAAGATTTTACTTTTCGAAAATCTCCAAGTTGCTTTTACGACTTCGATGAAAGAGACAACTATAAATACACGGAGCCGTTAACAGAAATAGATTGCACGTGCCTTGTGAAAAAACTTCCAGATGTTAAATGTACTTGCAAATGCATCGAAAAACCAATATCGAAATGCGTTCCGATCAGCGTTCCTCAGCGTTGCACTGGAACTAAGAACAGTGGAACTCATTGCGGAACCTCTGCATCTCGATTCGATGTTTTTATTCCTACTTCAGTTTGTATGGTCTGA